The proteins below come from a single Orenia metallireducens genomic window:
- a CDS encoding IclR family transcriptional regulator, which translates to MKRPSNLVKAVDRSVNILEELANHEEGLGVTELANRLDIHKSSIHRLLSTLVYRGLVKQDPKTDNYKLGLKLFELGSRIFNDLEIREYAKPYLEELVVATDEAVHLVIMDQGEIVYIDKVESSKTIRMNSQIGKRVPVHCSAVGKAMLAYYPKARVDQIIKEQGLAKYTENTITDLKELKEHLTKIKEQGYAIDNVEHELGIRCVAAPIFNYSGKVVSSVSVSGPTIHVTKERVEELAKLVKDTAMKISSQLGYRR; encoded by the coding sequence ATGAAAAGACCAAGTAATTTAGTTAAAGCTGTAGATAGATCAGTTAATATTTTAGAAGAATTAGCTAATCATGAAGAGGGCTTGGGAGTAACAGAGCTGGCTAATAGATTGGATATTCATAAAAGTTCAATCCATAGGCTATTATCTACTTTAGTTTATAGAGGTTTAGTTAAGCAAGATCCCAAGACTGATAATTATAAGTTGGGCTTGAAACTTTTTGAATTGGGTAGTAGAATCTTTAATGATTTAGAGATTAGAGAGTATGCCAAGCCTTATTTAGAGGAGCTAGTAGTAGCCACAGATGAAGCAGTTCATCTAGTTATAATGGATCAAGGCGAGATTGTCTATATCGATAAGGTAGAAAGTTCTAAAACCATTAGAATGAACTCCCAAATTGGAAAGAGGGTGCCAGTCCATTGTAGTGCTGTGGGTAAAGCTATGCTGGCTTATTATCCCAAAGCAAGAGTTGATCAGATCATTAAAGAGCAGGGCTTGGCTAAATATACAGAGAATACAATTACTGATCTTAAAGAGCTTAAAGAGCATTTAACTAAGATTAAAGAGCAAGGCTATGCTATTGATAATGTAGAGCATGAGTTAGGGATTAGATGTGTAGCAGCTCCAATCTTTAACTATAGTGGAAAAGTAGTCTCTTCAGTCAGTGTATCAGGACCAACTATCCATGTGACTAAAGAGCGAGTTGAAGAGTTAGCTAAGTTGGTTAAGGATACTGCTATGAAGATATCCTCCCAATTGGGTTATAGAAGATAG
- a CDS encoding class I SAM-dependent methyltransferase, producing MELTEERVIPDKMNPKNGLLKEHIARYRFASYLARGRVLDIACGVGYGTEILRAVGEGIKEIVGVDIDQESINYAKRKYKYPWNKFLVGDGCDDEFIKTLGTFDTIISMETIEHIKDDYKFVENLRRLLRPGGLAVISTPFGRGRNVECSNEYHYRQYKEEEFKELLSKNFSKVTILHQRDEEIELPKEDKKYYLMVALCE from the coding sequence GTGGAGTTAACAGAGGAGAGGGTCATACCTGATAAGATGAATCCTAAAAATGGGCTGCTTAAAGAGCATATAGCTCGTTATAGGTTTGCTAGTTACTTGGCTAGGGGTAGAGTCTTGGATATTGCTTGTGGTGTAGGCTATGGGACAGAAATTTTAAGAGCAGTAGGCGAAGGGATTAAAGAGATTGTAGGAGTAGATATAGATCAAGAGAGTATCAACTATGCTAAGAGGAAGTATAAGTACCCTTGGAATAAGTTCTTAGTCGGTGATGGATGTGATGATGAGTTTATTAAGACTTTAGGAACCTTTGATACAATAATCAGTATGGAGACTATAGAGCATATAAAGGATGATTATAAGTTTGTAGAGAATCTAAGAAGATTACTAAGACCTGGGGGGCTAGCAGTTATCTCTACACCTTTTGGTAGAGGAAGGAATGTTGAGTGTAGTAATGAATATCACTATCGCCAGTATAAGGAGGAGGAGTTTAAAGAGTTATTATCTAAAAACTTCTCTAAGGTAACTATCTTACATCAGAGGGATGAAGAGATTGAGCTTCCTAAGGAGGATAAGAAGTATTATTTGATGGTAGCTTTATGTGAGTAA
- a CDS encoding ribbon-helix-helix domain-containing protein: MASTKNPFADLKNQVKKSKKIDEEKATKNSEDNTTNNTKINIEHNTNNSTNIKETEIKQEVSIVIPEKKSDEKVRRNFYVNKGLDKELNKLARKTGNSKSELVDIAIEFLINNYRTE, from the coding sequence TTGGCTAGTACAAAAAATCCCTTTGCAGATTTAAAGAATCAGGTTAAGAAATCTAAAAAGATTGATGAAGAGAAGGCAACTAAAAACAGTGAGGATAACACAACAAATAACACAAAAATTAACATAGAACACAACACAAATAACTCTACAAATATTAAAGAGACAGAGATTAAGCAAGAGGTTTCAATTGTGATTCCAGAGAAAAAATCTGATGAGAAGGTCAGAAGAAATTTTTATGTGAACAAAGGCTTAGATAAGGAGTTAAATAAGCTGGCAAGAAAGACTGGAAACTCAAAATCAGAATTGGTGGATATAGCCATTGAATTTTTAATTAATAATTATAGAACTGAGTAA
- a CDS encoding replication initiation protein has translation MKREILNKPNQLIGLKTTEVITATQRKIYNVFLKTAQQEVKFGILKNKDIDEDKTYWFEIDYDIAHNIAGANNKNLNYIEDEMKRLIKIMVEITDKKNGTWEDAFSLLPRIKKEGKKYKFMLIGNIVKALREQNYFTHLDLMRIQNLSSQYSVILYELAIKYQKVEIPKMSIEKFREITNTENKYSTMKGLRRRVLNPACEEISEKTDIILDYKTEKKGRRIAYIKFKLERKNDESISNIEEKKVKNKEQIYSQQVLELFQLLPSLEQVEANKRELAKLLKEHSLKYLKADIDYTKKAQPDNFMGFLKASCQSGHYSNAELEKEKHKEELLRQRKEEERRKQKLEKKIKQKAKEKAYENYEKLSAKTLEQYGQKYEALPKMLKDKITKKEFIIGALEEETEQEFRELLM, from the coding sequence ATGAAAAGAGAGATATTAAATAAGCCCAATCAATTAATAGGATTAAAAACAACAGAAGTTATAACAGCTACTCAAAGGAAAATTTATAATGTTTTTTTAAAGACAGCACAACAAGAGGTTAAATTCGGAATTTTAAAAAATAAGGATATAGATGAGGATAAAACTTATTGGTTTGAAATTGATTATGACATTGCTCATAATATAGCTGGAGCAAATAATAAAAATTTAAATTATATTGAAGATGAAATGAAAAGATTAATTAAAATAATGGTAGAAATTACTGATAAAAAGAATGGTACTTGGGAAGATGCCTTTAGTTTGTTGCCTAGAATCAAAAAAGAAGGTAAAAAATATAAATTTATGTTGATTGGTAACATAGTTAAAGCCTTAAGAGAACAAAATTATTTTACTCACTTAGATTTAATGAGAATTCAAAATCTATCTAGCCAGTATTCAGTAATTTTATATGAATTGGCTATAAAATATCAAAAAGTAGAGATACCTAAAATGAGTATTGAAAAATTTAGAGAGATAACTAATACTGAAAATAAGTACTCTACTATGAAAGGTTTAAGAAGAAGAGTCTTAAATCCGGCTTGTGAAGAAATAAGTGAAAAGACTGACATAATATTAGATTATAAAACTGAAAAGAAAGGCAGAAGGATAGCTTATATTAAGTTTAAGCTAGAAAGAAAAAATGATGAATCTATTAGTAATATTGAAGAGAAGAAAGTTAAAAATAAAGAGCAAATATATTCCCAACAAGTTTTAGAGCTATTTCAGCTACTTCCTAGCTTAGAACAGGTAGAAGCTAATAAAAGAGAGTTGGCTAAGCTCTTAAAAGAGCACAGCTTGAAATATTTAAAGGCTGATATTGACTATACTAAAAAGGCTCAACCTGATAATTTTATGGGATTTTTAAAGGCATCTTGTCAGAGTGGTCATTATTCTAATGCGGAATTAGAGAAAGAAAAGCATAAAGAAGAGTTGTTAAGACAGAGAAAAGAAGAAGAACGAAGAAAACAGAAGTTAGAGAAGAAGATTAAGCAGAAGGCTAAGGAGAAGGCTTATGAGAATTATGAGAAGCTATCTGCTAAGACCTTAGAGCAGTATGGGCAGAAGTACGAAGCTTTACCTAAGATGTTAAAGGATAAGATTACTAAGAAGGAGTTTATTATTGGGGCTTTAGAGGAGGAGACTGAGCAGGAGTTTAGAGAATTGTTAATGTAA
- a CDS encoding ParA family protein: MHKIAIYNNKGGVGKSTIAVHLADALRRIDLKILLVDLDSQNDCSLFLGLNEEPQNTFFNLIDYRYPADLTECITEIRENLDLLTNKNYELIEKDLHRATRIDNFLDKALKDAEDVYDYVIIDCSPSRSILNSAILFYVDSIIVPTQLEIASIRGFSDIYNYLNELEISTDKIKLVVPNMFDGRTKEAQDNLEELKSIFDENILTEPINRRTKITEASKMGETIFEYDTDTQLEQFYSLVERVVKLG, translated from the coding sequence TTGCATAAAATCGCCATTTATAACAATAAAGGTGGAGTGGGCAAAAGTACTATTGCTGTTCATTTAGCTGATGCTTTAAGGAGAATTGATTTAAAGATTTTATTGGTAGATTTAGATTCTCAAAATGATTGTAGCTTATTTTTAGGGCTTAACGAAGAACCACAGAATACTTTCTTTAATCTAATTGATTATCGTTATCCTGCTGATTTAACAGAGTGTATAACAGAGATAAGAGAGAATTTAGATTTATTGACTAATAAGAATTATGAGTTAATTGAGAAGGATTTACATAGAGCTACTAGAATTGATAATTTTTTGGACAAGGCCCTTAAAGATGCTGAGGATGTCTATGACTATGTAATTATTGATTGTAGTCCAAGTCGGAGTATCTTAAATAGTGCTATCCTCTTTTATGTAGATAGTATTATTGTACCTACTCAATTGGAGATAGCTAGTATCAGAGGGTTTAGTGATATCTATAATTACCTTAATGAATTAGAGATCAGTACAGATAAGATTAAATTGGTTGTCCCTAATATGTTTGATGGTAGAACTAAGGAGGCTCAAGATAATTTAGAGGAGTTAAAGTCTATCTTTGATGAAAATATCTTAACTGAGCCAATTAATAGAAGGACTAAGATAACTGAAGCAAGTAAAATGGGAGAGACTATCTTTGAGTATGATACAGACACTCAACTGGAGCAATTTTATAGTTTAGTAGAGAGGGTGGTTAAACTTGGCTAG
- a CDS encoding HD domain-containing phosphohydrolase, protein MNRPKGLQKEEIFLLSRILRIVDTYDVMFYGRPYKPKLSQEEVFNKLETGSGSKMILILVRDL, encoded by the coding sequence ATGAACAGACCTAAGGGGTTGCAGAAAGAAGAGATTTTTTTACTATCTAGAATCTTAAGGATAGTTGATACTTATGATGTAATGTTTTATGGTCGCCCTTATAAACCTAAACTATCGCAAGAAGAGGTCTTTAATAAGTTAGAGACTGGTAGTGGTAGTAAAATGATCCTAATCTTAGTAAGAGATTTATAG